One Brachybacterium kimchii genomic window carries:
- a CDS encoding DUF2087 domain-containing protein, with the protein MTRSSDFKKLVRARMGRTGENFTAARAALLAQAATRPERIAAPTPDPAAARAHHEKLIRPFLIGGVLERIPAKRKTRLSVLLELLARFAPGEVYTEAEVGDILRPVHEDVAYLRRELVDYGYLERDGVGAYWLPAAPPARVGNMAQEVSDWEAVWLPRFLAGTLEDEAESSAEPARPAEPAGSADPTISA; encoded by the coding sequence ATGACCCGCTCCTCCGACTTCAAGAAGCTCGTGCGCGCCCGCATGGGGCGCACCGGCGAGAACTTCACGGCGGCCCGCGCCGCGCTGCTCGCGCAGGCCGCGACCCGGCCCGAGCGCATCGCCGCCCCGACGCCCGATCCCGCGGCGGCGCGCGCGCACCACGAGAAGCTCATCCGCCCGTTCCTCATCGGCGGCGTGCTCGAGCGCATCCCCGCCAAGCGCAAGACGCGCCTCTCAGTGCTGCTCGAGCTGCTCGCGCGCTTCGCCCCCGGGGAGGTCTACACCGAGGCCGAGGTGGGCGACATCCTGCGGCCCGTCCACGAGGACGTCGCCTACCTGCGCCGTGAACTCGTCGACTACGGGTACCTCGAGCGCGACGGCGTGGGCGCCTACTGGCTGCCGGCCGCGCCGCCGGCCCGTGTGGGCAACATGGCCCAGGAGGTCAGCGACTGGGAGGCCGTCTGGCTGCCGCGCTTCCTCGCCGGGACGCTCGAGGACGAGGCGGAGTCGTCCGCCGAGCCCGCGCGACCGGCTGAGCCCGCAGGCTCCGCGGACCCCACGATCAGCGCGTGA
- a CDS encoding class I SAM-dependent methyltransferase yields MDTAPTIDWHAYNASAAARPARRVVTQAVHAAGGDGPGKVAIDIGAGGGADALEFARRGLTVHAYDTDDTLTQRLVENERMTGRINFHHMDARDVEQFPAADVVYSAYALPMLGPDGLREIWPKLTGALKIGGVIAVDLFGESDSWAEREDIATLSAQEIGDMFRGFRVLDREVRNEDGRSYSSAKKHWHVISTLARRLS; encoded by the coding sequence ATGGACACCGCCCCCACGATCGACTGGCACGCATACAACGCCAGTGCTGCGGCGCGTCCCGCCCGGCGGGTCGTGACGCAAGCTGTGCACGCCGCGGGCGGAGATGGGCCCGGGAAGGTCGCGATCGACATCGGCGCCGGTGGTGGCGCCGACGCGCTCGAGTTCGCGCGCCGCGGATTGACCGTCCACGCCTACGACACCGATGACACGCTCACGCAGCGCCTCGTCGAGAACGAGCGCATGACCGGTCGCATCAACTTCCATCACATGGATGCGCGGGACGTCGAGCAGTTCCCCGCGGCCGACGTCGTCTACTCCGCCTACGCCCTGCCGATGCTGGGCCCGGACGGTCTGCGCGAGATCTGGCCGAAGCTCACCGGAGCCCTGAAGATCGGCGGCGTCATCGCCGTGGACCTGTTCGGCGAGTCGGACAGCTGGGCAGAGCGCGAGGACATCGCGACCCTGAGCGCCCAGGAGATCGGCGACATGTTCCGCGGCTTCCGCGTGCTGGACCGCGAGGTCCGCAACGAGGACGGCCGCTCCTACAGCTCCGCGAAGAAGCACTGGCACGTCATCTCGACGCTGGCCCGCCGCCTGAGCTGA
- a CDS encoding glycosyltransferase, which translates to MSTTPLRLLLVSLHTSPLAVPGSADAGGMNVVVLEQARALAAAGHQVDIVTRRSDPDAPAISSVTPRLRQVLLHGGPATPLAKSAMEQAIEPFSADLERLVSDAEQAGEPYSLIHSHHWFSGVAALPVAHRHQLPHLQSFHSVAAPEGSTTLGAGEPAESAGRIPGERRTARESQLVIAVSQAEARTVRERYGVPSDRVLVVPPGVDTARFHPSPLSARERLEEPTMLFAARLQPLKAPDLALDVLARLDASFAARLVLVGAASEDFAAYRAELEESARSLGLADRVSFAGSMDQDELAARMREAAVLLLPSWSETFGLVALEAQSSGTPVVAWDRAGGVQEAVGPGSRLIAGRDPDVWAEAVESLIGEEAAFQEASRAVRAFAETRTWQACAHHLERIYRAVVHGGAAHGPSDPWHLVRTAGTVLAVHAHPDDESLATGALLADLSSRGTRVVVVTATRGEEGEVVPGAIAEDDERPLEEVRAQEVRRALGALGVDEHHMLGEAPALAEGAAPRSYRDSGMRWVRDGVAGPSESAGPTSFTHQDLDQEIADLSALIAHVRPDVVLGYDDQGTYGHPDHLRAHEATAGAARAQGVPFVEVASEPDPEALAGGEPFAFRDQPGSASALGAALRAYRTQLTVVGELEGVPGGVRVRHVGGQIQDVPLRTGLRIPAESE; encoded by the coding sequence ATGTCAACCACGCCGCTGCGCCTGCTGCTCGTCTCGCTGCACACCTCCCCGCTCGCAGTGCCCGGCAGCGCCGATGCCGGCGGCATGAACGTGGTGGTCCTCGAGCAGGCGCGCGCCCTCGCCGCGGCCGGCCACCAGGTCGACATCGTCACCCGCCGCAGCGATCCCGACGCGCCCGCGATCAGCTCGGTCACCCCGCGCCTGCGTCAGGTCCTGCTGCACGGCGGCCCCGCGACGCCGCTCGCCAAGAGCGCCATGGAGCAGGCCATCGAGCCGTTCTCCGCGGACCTCGAGCGCCTCGTGTCCGACGCCGAGCAGGCCGGGGAGCCGTACTCCCTGATCCACTCGCACCATTGGTTCAGCGGCGTGGCCGCGCTCCCCGTCGCCCATCGTCATCAGCTGCCCCACCTGCAGTCCTTCCACTCCGTCGCGGCCCCGGAGGGCTCGACCACGCTGGGCGCCGGAGAACCCGCCGAGTCCGCGGGCCGCATCCCCGGCGAGCGCCGCACGGCGAGGGAGTCCCAGCTGGTCATCGCCGTCTCCCAGGCCGAGGCCCGCACGGTCCGCGAGCGCTACGGGGTCCCCTCGGACCGCGTGCTCGTGGTCCCGCCCGGCGTGGACACCGCGCGCTTCCATCCCTCGCCCCTGAGCGCCCGCGAGCGTCTGGAGGAGCCCACGATGCTGTTCGCCGCGCGGCTGCAGCCCCTCAAGGCGCCGGACCTCGCCCTCGACGTGCTCGCCCGGCTCGACGCGTCCTTCGCCGCCCGCCTGGTGCTCGTGGGCGCCGCCTCGGAGGACTTCGCGGCCTATCGCGCGGAGCTCGAGGAGTCCGCCCGCTCGCTCGGCCTCGCCGACCGCGTCTCGTTCGCCGGCTCCATGGACCAGGACGAGCTCGCCGCCCGCATGCGCGAGGCCGCCGTCCTCCTGCTGCCCAGCTGGTCGGAGACGTTCGGGCTCGTCGCCCTCGAAGCGCAGTCCAGCGGCACCCCGGTGGTCGCCTGGGACCGCGCGGGCGGCGTGCAGGAGGCCGTGGGCCCCGGCAGCCGGCTGATCGCCGGTCGCGACCCCGACGTCTGGGCCGAGGCCGTCGAGTCCCTCATCGGCGAGGAGGCCGCTTTCCAGGAGGCCTCGCGCGCCGTGCGCGCCTTCGCCGAGACCCGCACCTGGCAGGCCTGCGCCCATCACCTCGAGCGGATCTACCGGGCCGTCGTCCACGGCGGCGCCGCCCACGGCCCGTCGGACCCCTGGCACCTGGTGCGCACGGCCGGCACCGTGCTGGCCGTGCACGCCCATCCCGACGACGAATCGCTCGCCACCGGTGCGCTGCTGGCCGACCTCTCCTCGCGCGGCACCCGCGTCGTGGTCGTCACGGCGACCCGTGGTGAGGAGGGAGAGGTCGTCCCCGGGGCGATCGCCGAGGACGACGAGCGCCCGCTCGAGGAGGTCCGCGCCCAGGAGGTGCGCCGCGCCCTCGGGGCGCTGGGCGTCGATGAGCACCACATGCTCGGCGAGGCCCCGGCCCTGGCCGAGGGCGCCGCACCCCGGAGCTACCGCGACTCGGGCATGCGCTGGGTGCGCGACGGCGTCGCCGGTCCGTCGGAGAGCGCGGGGCCGACGAGCTTCACCCATCAGGATCTCGACCAGGAGATCGCGGACCTCTCCGCGCTCATCGCGCACGTGCGTCCCGACGTGGTCCTCGGCTACGACGACCAGGGCACCTACGGGCACCCCGACCATCTGCGCGCGCACGAGGCGACGGCCGGGGCGGCGCGCGCGCAGGGCGTGCCGTTCGTCGAGGTCGCGAGCGAGCCCGACCCCGAGGCCCTGGCCGGCGGAGAGCCCTTCGCCTTCCGCGACCAGCCGGGCTCGGCGTCCGCCCTCGGCGCCGCGCTGCGCGCCTATCGCACGCAGCTCACGGTGGTCGGCGAGCTCGAGGGCGTGCCGGGAGGTGTGCGCGTGCGACACGTCGGGGGTCAGATCCAGGACGTGCCGCTGCGCACCGGTCTGCGGATCCCGGCCGAGAGCGAGTGA
- a CDS encoding ADP-ribosylglycohydrolase family protein, translating to MTRDQPCDDARTSDGDVLERAIGAVVAAAAGDALGAPYEFQGPIAPSEDVGMIGGGVLEWGEAEWTDDTSMAIVVLEAAAATPGTHDLRTASALDQIAREWYAWSMGTPDIGALTSTVMRRAADVARSAGHSMPHASDLQQAAEDAHRDLPRVAGNAALMRSHASVLPYLFSSDEDTEDAIRTICRLTHVHPDAVEACVLWGFAVRHAILSGEIDVRVALDRLPEDRRDLWRERIEEAESARPVDFPRNGWVVAAFQAAWSAVHSVLPLPEDRFARRAALVDALTSAVRAGYDTDTVACITGALAGAALGPKAVPPEWRREMFGWPGYEVAELESLVERVVAPAEQRRCPSDAAG from the coding sequence GTGACCCGCGACCAGCCCTGCGACGACGCCCGGACCTCGGACGGCGACGTCCTCGAGCGCGCCATCGGCGCGGTGGTCGCGGCGGCCGCGGGCGATGCCCTGGGCGCACCGTACGAGTTCCAGGGCCCCATCGCCCCGAGCGAGGACGTCGGCATGATCGGCGGCGGCGTCCTGGAATGGGGCGAGGCGGAGTGGACCGACGACACCTCGATGGCGATCGTCGTGCTCGAGGCGGCGGCCGCGACGCCCGGCACCCATGACCTGCGCACGGCGTCCGCCCTCGATCAGATCGCGCGGGAGTGGTACGCGTGGTCGATGGGCACCCCCGACATCGGCGCCCTGACCTCGACCGTCATGCGCCGCGCGGCCGACGTGGCCCGCAGCGCCGGGCACTCCATGCCCCATGCGAGCGATCTCCAGCAGGCCGCGGAGGACGCCCACCGCGACCTCCCGCGGGTCGCGGGCAACGCCGCGCTCATGCGCTCCCATGCGAGCGTGCTGCCCTATCTCTTCTCCTCCGACGAGGACACCGAGGACGCGATCCGCACGATCTGCCGCCTCACCCACGTCCACCCCGACGCGGTCGAGGCCTGCGTGCTGTGGGGTTTCGCGGTGCGTCACGCGATCCTGAGCGGCGAGATCGACGTGCGCGTGGCCCTCGACCGCCTCCCGGAGGACCGCCGCGATCTCTGGCGGGAGCGCATCGAGGAGGCCGAGTCGGCGCGCCCCGTCGACTTCCCGCGCAACGGCTGGGTGGTGGCCGCCTTCCAGGCCGCATGGTCGGCGGTGCACAGCGTGCTGCCTCTTCCGGAGGACCGCTTCGCCCGCCGTGCTGCCCTCGTGGACGCGCTCACCTCGGCGGTCCGCGCGGGCTACGACACCGACACCGTCGCGTGCATCACCGGGGCGCTGGCGGGCGCCGCGCTCGGCCCCAAGGCCGTGCCGCCGGAGTGGCGGCGCGAGATGTTCGGCTGGCCCGGCTACGAGGTCGCCGAGCTCGAGAGCCTCGTCGAGCGCGTGGTCGCCCCGGCCGAGCAGCGTCGCTGCCCGTCCGACGCCGCCGGCTGA
- a CDS encoding M13 family metallopeptidase has protein sequence MTDAVPSDSATTAAPTGSEVRSGLDRSGVSDSIRVQDDLFGHVNGAWLAEHEIPADRASDGEFRRLRDLAEERVRAIVEEAAEDPELADLLAAGDAPETDRGRVGLLYRLFMDEDAVEAAGAAPLAPMLEEVASTTSLADLVRLLASPVAGTSALHTYVWTDDDDSSRYQVKLHQGGLGLPDESYYREDSYAPIREAYVGHLARLADLASLPGREGLVAGDSSDLARAVMDFETRLAACHVDRVRLRDSEKSNNPMDATQREALAPAFPWDAYVEGTGAPAGAFDVVCVSQPEFVEAVAPLLAAEDLAVLRTWAALHTVGAFAPYLSSAFVEEDFDFSGRTLSGAEQLRERWKRGISLVEGAVGFAIGQDYVARHFPPHHKARMQELVGALLDAYRESISTLEWMTPGTREKALAKLELFTPKIAYPDVWRTYEGLVLDPHDLVASVRAARAHDAAHDFAKLAGPVDRDEWHMTPQTVNAYYNPGANEIVFPAAILEPPFFDAEAEDAVNFGGIGAVIGHEIGHGFDDQGSKYDGEGNLRSWWTDEDREAFEQRTRALIDQFDALTPRVLREQAEATATDAADGGDAVGAVGADGGDGAVIGGDELPHVNGSLTIGENIGDLGGLTIAIKAYLARSGGNPPRLDDLSGLQRVFWSWATVWRAKSRAQDAARMLAIDPHSPAEFRCNAIASNLDAFHAAFDVREDDAMYRAPEDRVSIW, from the coding sequence ATGACCGATGCCGTCCCCTCCGACAGCGCCACGACCGCAGCACCGACCGGCTCCGAGGTCCGCTCGGGCCTGGACCGCAGCGGCGTCTCGGACTCGATCCGCGTGCAGGACGATCTCTTCGGGCACGTCAACGGCGCCTGGCTCGCGGAGCACGAGATCCCCGCCGATCGTGCGTCCGACGGCGAGTTCCGACGCCTGCGGGACCTCGCGGAGGAGCGCGTGCGCGCCATCGTCGAGGAGGCCGCCGAGGACCCCGAGCTCGCTGACCTGCTCGCGGCGGGCGATGCTCCGGAGACGGATCGCGGACGCGTGGGCCTGCTCTACCGGCTGTTCATGGACGAGGACGCGGTCGAGGCCGCCGGCGCCGCACCGCTCGCACCGATGCTCGAGGAGGTCGCGTCCACGACCTCGCTCGCGGACCTGGTGCGCCTGCTCGCCTCCCCCGTGGCCGGCACCAGCGCCCTGCACACCTACGTGTGGACGGATGACGACGACTCTTCCCGCTACCAGGTGAAGCTGCACCAGGGCGGGCTGGGCCTGCCCGACGAGTCCTACTACCGCGAGGACTCCTACGCACCGATCCGCGAGGCGTACGTCGGCCACCTCGCACGTCTCGCCGATCTCGCCTCCCTGCCCGGCCGCGAGGGGCTCGTCGCCGGGGACTCGAGCGACCTGGCCCGCGCGGTCATGGACTTCGAGACGCGGCTCGCGGCGTGCCATGTGGACCGGGTGCGCCTGCGCGACAGCGAGAAGTCGAACAACCCGATGGACGCCACGCAGCGGGAGGCCCTCGCCCCCGCGTTCCCCTGGGACGCGTACGTCGAGGGCACGGGCGCGCCGGCGGGCGCCTTCGACGTGGTCTGCGTGAGCCAGCCCGAGTTCGTCGAGGCCGTCGCCCCGCTGCTCGCGGCCGAGGACCTCGCCGTGCTGCGCACCTGGGCCGCCCTGCACACCGTCGGCGCCTTCGCCCCGTACCTCTCCTCGGCCTTCGTCGAGGAGGACTTCGACTTCTCCGGTCGCACCCTCTCCGGCGCCGAGCAGCTGCGCGAGCGCTGGAAGCGCGGCATCTCGCTGGTCGAGGGGGCCGTGGGCTTCGCGATCGGCCAGGACTACGTGGCCCGGCACTTCCCGCCGCACCACAAGGCGCGCATGCAGGAGCTCGTCGGCGCGCTGCTGGACGCCTATCGGGAGTCGATCTCGACGCTCGAGTGGATGACGCCGGGCACCCGCGAGAAGGCCCTCGCCAAGCTCGAGCTGTTCACCCCGAAGATCGCCTACCCCGACGTGTGGCGGACCTACGAGGGCCTCGTGCTCGACCCCCACGACCTCGTCGCCTCGGTCCGCGCCGCCCGCGCGCACGACGCCGCCCACGACTTCGCGAAGCTCGCCGGGCCCGTCGACCGCGACGAGTGGCACATGACCCCGCAGACGGTCAACGCCTACTACAACCCGGGCGCGAACGAGATCGTCTTCCCCGCCGCGATCCTCGAGCCGCCGTTCTTCGATGCCGAGGCCGAGGACGCCGTGAACTTCGGCGGCATCGGCGCCGTGATCGGCCACGAGATCGGGCACGGCTTCGACGACCAGGGCTCGAAGTACGACGGCGAGGGCAACCTGCGCTCGTGGTGGACCGACGAGGACCGCGAGGCCTTCGAGCAGCGCACCCGCGCGCTCATCGACCAGTTCGACGCCCTCACCCCGCGCGTGCTGCGCGAGCAGGCGGAGGCGACGGCGACTGACGCGGCCGATGGGGGCGACGCGGTCGGCGCGGTCGGCGCAGACGGTGGGGATGGCGCGGTCATCGGCGGCGACGAGCTGCCCCATGTCAACGGAAGCCTCACGATCGGCGAGAACATCGGCGACCTGGGCGGCCTCACCATCGCGATCAAGGCCTACCTCGCGCGCTCCGGCGGGAACCCGCCGCGACTGGACGACCTGAGCGGCCTGCAGCGCGTGTTCTGGTCCTGGGCCACGGTGTGGCGCGCGAAGTCCCGCGCGCAGGACGCGGCGCGCATGCTGGCGATCGACCCGCACTCCCCCGCCGAGTTCCGCTGCAACGCGATCGCGAGCAACCTCGACGCCTTCCACGCGGCCTTCGACGTGCGCGAGGACGACGCGATGTACCGCGCGCCCGAAGACCGCGTGAGCATCTGGTGA
- a CDS encoding ECF transporter S component has translation MSTSSTPAAPSARAEKTAATGASPAPAPAPAPAPASDALARRPLPAYRTVDLVLTVAIGVVFAFVFLAWGQVYTLFTPLQAVLPPSVGLLAGVWFLPALVAMLIVRRPGAAVLAEVIAAVLEMVLGGQWGIGTVVSGLLQGGGVEIAFLVTAYRRFTLPVAIAGGALSGILEWVYERFSYYPEWSWASAWALLGFFIVSGALLCGVLGWLIVRALGATGALSAFPAGRQWGRRSRA, from the coding sequence ATGTCGACCAGCTCCACCCCCGCCGCCCCCTCCGCGCGCGCCGAGAAGACCGCGGCGACCGGCGCGTCCCCGGCACCAGCACCGGCACCAGCACCAGCACCGGCGAGCGACGCCCTCGCACGTCGGCCGCTGCCGGCCTACCGCACCGTGGACCTCGTGCTGACGGTCGCGATCGGCGTCGTCTTCGCCTTCGTGTTCCTCGCCTGGGGCCAGGTGTACACCCTGTTCACCCCGCTGCAGGCCGTCCTGCCCCCGTCGGTGGGGCTGCTCGCGGGCGTGTGGTTCCTGCCCGCGCTGGTGGCGATGCTCATCGTGCGCCGTCCCGGCGCCGCCGTGCTGGCGGAGGTCATCGCCGCCGTCCTCGAGATGGTCCTCGGCGGGCAGTGGGGCATCGGCACTGTGGTCAGCGGCCTGCTGCAGGGCGGAGGCGTCGAGATCGCGTTCCTCGTCACCGCCTACCGCCGCTTCACCCTGCCCGTGGCGATCGCCGGCGGCGCGCTCTCGGGGATCCTCGAATGGGTCTACGAGCGCTTCTCCTACTACCCCGAGTGGTCCTGGGCCTCGGCCTGGGCGCTGCTGGGCTTCTTCATCGTCTCCGGTGCGCTGCTGTGCGGGGTGCTGGGGTGGCTGATCGTGCGCGCCCTCGGCGCGACCGGCGCCCTGAGCGCCTTCCCGGCAGGGCGCCAGTGGGGACGGCGGTCGCGCGCATGA
- a CDS encoding ATP-binding cassette domain-containing protein yields the protein MSAGPTVLGATSGTDGTTAGADGTLGDAAPDGTGPASHAAVPLALDAVTWTPSTRSRPTIDDLTLHIPAGQRVLLTGPSGGGKSTVLRALTGLLDTSTGDLAGDATGPTRPGERGLLLQQPLHALIGGSVGRDAAFGPENAALDREEIQRRVTSALHAARVGLDAATSPWDLSGGQQQRLALAGSLALDPGALLLDEPLSMLDRPTACAVRAAILDAVGDRTLVVADHDAEGWAPHVDRVIVLGAQAHVLADGAPDDVLEQPDPATMPDPAAAPDPAAMPAPARASGTCGPPVLSLSRVSITRRRRRDEVRGKRAVASPLLDGIDLAVPTGCVAVLTGPSGSGKTTLLRTILGLADPAGGHLERPEPTKIAFVPQEPEHSFVARTVRAEVTASPWAHDPELAESLLRRADLAHLSDAQPFELSGGEQRRLAIIAALAQEPALLVLDEPTVGLDQERRTQLFALLEEASARGCAVLAATHDPDLITRAHVRMDLAEHVSTGDDAQSASPEPAATDTALAPALAPATAPASASATATATDTTLRSPRRARPAPADTLNPLTTIAIAVAAAVGSFAIDRWQLGLLSCVLVAVLAPLAVRGVRSTALRLIPIELAAVGLCWSTVLASPLPVFSGTTWLLGLKEALRIGYFVAPGVLIFASLDPTRLGDALGGRLRLPGRPVAASVAGLVRAGLTADVWERIMTSRRLRGLGARRDLRHPLRSGAALVRLLASCTLALLVDAVRGTEQQALAMDARGFATAQHRTWALPSPFTRGDLVGLAAAALLLAAPWVLRTVLGG from the coding sequence ATGAGCGCGGGGCCGACGGTGCTCGGGGCGACCTCTGGGACCGACGGGACGACCGCTGGGGCCGACGGGACGCTCGGCGACGCGGCTCCCGACGGAACGGGCCCCGCCTCCCACGCCGCCGTGCCGCTCGCTCTCGACGCCGTCACCTGGACGCCGTCGACCCGCTCCCGCCCGACGATCGACGACCTCACCCTGCACATCCCGGCCGGCCAGCGCGTGCTGCTCACGGGGCCCAGCGGCGGCGGCAAGTCGACGGTGCTCCGGGCCCTCACGGGCCTGCTCGACACCAGCACGGGCGACCTCGCGGGTGATGCCACCGGCCCCACCCGGCCGGGCGAGCGCGGACTGCTCCTGCAGCAGCCGCTGCACGCCCTGATCGGCGGGAGCGTCGGCCGGGACGCGGCCTTCGGGCCCGAGAACGCGGCGTTGGACCGCGAGGAGATCCAGCGCCGCGTGACCTCCGCCCTGCACGCGGCGCGCGTCGGGCTGGACGCCGCGACCTCGCCGTGGGATCTCAGCGGCGGGCAGCAGCAGAGGCTCGCCCTCGCCGGCTCCCTGGCGCTGGATCCCGGTGCGCTGCTGCTGGACGAGCCGCTGAGCATGCTCGATCGGCCGACGGCCTGCGCGGTCCGCGCCGCGATCCTGGATGCGGTCGGCGATCGCACCCTGGTGGTCGCCGACCACGACGCCGAGGGCTGGGCCCCGCACGTGGACCGCGTGATCGTGCTCGGAGCGCAGGCGCACGTGCTCGCGGACGGCGCTCCCGACGACGTCCTCGAGCAGCCCGATCCGGCCACCATGCCCGATCCGGCCGCCGCTCCCGACCCGGCCGCCATGCCGGCCCCTGCGCGCGCATCCGGCACGTGCGGCCCGCCGGTGCTGTCGCTCTCGAGAGTCTCGATCACGCGACGGCGACGACGGGACGAGGTCCGGGGGAAGCGGGCCGTCGCCTCGCCCCTCCTCGACGGCATCGACCTGGCCGTTCCCACAGGATGTGTCGCGGTCCTCACCGGGCCGAGCGGCAGCGGCAAGACCACGCTCCTGCGCACGATCCTGGGCCTCGCCGATCCGGCCGGAGGACACCTCGAACGTCCCGAGCCCACCAAGATCGCCTTCGTCCCTCAGGAGCCCGAGCACTCCTTCGTCGCCCGCACCGTGCGCGCTGAGGTCACCGCCTCGCCCTGGGCGCACGACCCCGAACTCGCCGAGAGCCTGCTGCGGCGCGCCGACCTCGCGCACCTCTCGGACGCTCAGCCCTTCGAGCTCTCCGGGGGCGAGCAACGACGCCTCGCGATCATCGCCGCCCTCGCCCAGGAACCCGCCCTCCTCGTGCTGGACGAGCCCACCGTGGGACTCGACCAGGAGCGTCGCACCCAGCTGTTCGCCCTGCTCGAGGAGGCGTCCGCGCGCGGCTGCGCAGTGCTGGCCGCGACGCACGACCCCGATCTCATCACGCGCGCGCACGTGCGCATGGACCTCGCGGAGCACGTGAGCACGGGCGACGACGCGCAGTCCGCCTCCCCGGAGCCGGCCGCGACCGACACCGCGCTGGCACCGGCACTGGCGCCGGCAACCGCACCCGCATCCGCATCCGCAACCGCAACCGCAACCGATACGACCCTCCGCTCGCCCCGCCGTGCCCGTCCTGCCCCCGCCGACACGCTCAACCCGCTGACCACCATCGCGATCGCCGTGGCAGCGGCCGTCGGCTCCTTCGCGATCGACCGCTGGCAGCTCGGTCTCCTCTCGTGCGTGCTCGTCGCGGTCCTCGCCCCGCTCGCCGTGCGCGGGGTGCGCAGCACGGCGCTGCGTCTGATCCCGATCGAGCTCGCGGCGGTCGGCCTCTGCTGGTCCACGGTGCTCGCCTCTCCCCTGCCCGTGTTCTCCGGGACCACGTGGCTGCTGGGTCTCAAGGAGGCCCTGCGGATCGGATACTTCGTGGCTCCCGGCGTGCTGATCTTCGCCTCCCTCGACCCGACGCGGCTCGGAGACGCCCTCGGCGGGAGGCTGCGTCTGCCCGGCCGGCCGGTCGCGGCGAGCGTCGCGGGACTCGTACGGGCAGGGCTCACGGCCGACGTCTGGGAGCGGATCATGACCAGTCGCCGCCTGCGCGGCCTCGGGGCGCGGCGCGACCTGCGCCACCCGCTCCGCTCGGGCGCGGCGCTCGTGCGGCTGCTGGCCTCGTGCACCCTCGCCCTCCTGGTCGACGCGGTGCGGGGCACCGAGCAGCAGGCGCTCGCGATGGATGCCCGCGGCTTCGCGACCGCGCAGCACCGCACCTGGGCGCTGCCCAGCCCGTTCACGAGGGGCGACCTCGTGGGGCTCGCCGCCGCCGCACTCCTGCTCGCGGCGCCCTGGGTGCTGCGGACGGTGCTGGGCGGCTGA
- a CDS encoding ankyrin repeat domain-containing protein, with protein sequence MTSDAAQPEPPQPDTSQPASAQPASPLTTEEQDEQVLALARRMLDDAREGRGDALLPLLDQGAPVAMRDSRGNSLLMLAAYHGHADLVRELAARGADVDQLNDRQQSPLAGAVFKGYDDVVSALLDAGADPDAGTPSGRDSVAFFGREEMGRLIEEKAPRG encoded by the coding sequence ATGACTTCCGACGCCGCGCAGCCCGAGCCCCCGCAGCCCGACACCTCACAGCCTGCCTCCGCGCAGCCTGCATCGCCGCTGACCACCGAGGAGCAGGACGAGCAGGTGCTCGCCCTGGCCCGGAGGATGCTCGACGATGCCCGTGAGGGCCGGGGCGACGCCCTGCTGCCGCTGCTGGATCAGGGGGCGCCGGTCGCCATGCGGGACTCGCGGGGGAACTCGCTGCTCATGCTCGCCGCCTACCACGGGCACGCGGACCTGGTGCGTGAGCTCGCCGCCCGCGGTGCGGACGTCGATCAGCTCAACGACCGCCAGCAGTCGCCGCTCGCGGGCGCCGTGTTCAAGGGGTACGACGACGTGGTGTCCGCGCTCCTGGATGCCGGGGCGGATCCCGATGCGGGCACCCCGAGCGGCCGTGACTCGGTCGCCTTCTTCGGTCGGGAGGAGATGGGCCGGCTCATCGAGGAGAAGGCGCCGCGCGGCTGA
- a CDS encoding GNAT family N-acetyltransferase: MPDPETGGVLRRAHLQEIDPRTVYLLAKLRQDVFTLEQHADDADLDGRELEPSTVLLWIEAPDAEPVTGGLERQPVAQLRILRDPDGTVHIGRVVVRADRRRDGFGRRLVRAALDVAREIAPEAVVEIGAQAYLERWYASMGFETTGPLFLEAGIEHVPMRYVHPRD; the protein is encoded by the coding sequence ATGCCTGACCCCGAGACGGGCGGCGTGCTGCGCCGCGCCCACCTGCAGGAGATCGATCCGCGCACCGTCTATCTGCTCGCGAAGCTCCGCCAGGACGTCTTCACCCTCGAGCAGCACGCCGACGACGCCGACCTCGACGGCCGCGAGCTCGAGCCCTCCACGGTGCTGCTGTGGATCGAGGCACCGGACGCGGAGCCGGTCACGGGCGGCCTCGAGCGCCAGCCGGTCGCCCAGCTGCGCATCCTGCGCGACCCCGACGGCACCGTGCACATCGGTCGCGTGGTGGTGCGCGCGGATCGTCGGCGCGACGGATTCGGCCGACGACTCGTGCGTGCGGCCCTCGACGTGGCCCGCGAGATCGCACCGGAGGCGGTCGTCGAGATCGGCGCCCAGGCGTACCTCGAGCGCTGGTACGCGAGCATGGGCTTCGAGACCACCGGCCCACTGTTCCTCGAGGCCGGCATCGAGCACGTGCCGATGCGCTACGTGCACCCGCGGGACTGA